A genomic region of Christiangramia sp. OXR-203 contains the following coding sequences:
- a CDS encoding TetR/AcrR family transcriptional regulator, producing the protein MDKLYQNINISVNSELFLKDPESSELGKKIVGQGILLIDDIGFEKFTFKKLGVKIKSNESSIYRYFENKHKFLVYITNWFWGWKEFQLTMSTYGISNSNEKLLKAIEVITHPVVQDFRFQHINEVALNHIIINESSKSYLTKEVETDNKEGYFSIYKRLVTRIAEMISEVSSDYEYSLSLSSMVLDGALHQHFLKDHIQSITDCSEKKSVSNYFKDLVINTLKIELNG; encoded by the coding sequence GTGGATAAATTATATCAGAATATTAATATTTCGGTGAATTCAGAACTATTTCTAAAAGATCCTGAGTCCAGCGAGTTGGGGAAAAAGATCGTAGGTCAGGGAATCCTTCTCATTGATGATATAGGTTTTGAGAAGTTCACCTTTAAAAAACTAGGTGTCAAGATCAAGTCAAACGAAAGTTCGATCTATAGATATTTCGAAAACAAGCATAAGTTCCTGGTATATATAACCAACTGGTTCTGGGGCTGGAAAGAATTTCAATTGACCATGTCCACCTATGGGATTTCAAACTCCAATGAAAAATTACTGAAAGCCATCGAGGTGATCACGCATCCTGTTGTTCAGGATTTTAGATTTCAGCATATAAATGAGGTTGCCCTGAACCACATTATCATCAATGAATCTTCAAAATCTTATCTTACCAAAGAGGTGGAAACAGATAATAAAGAAGGTTATTTTTCCATTTACAAAAGACTGGTCACCAGAATTGCGGAAATGATTTCTGAAGTATCTTCAGATTATGAATATTCTCTTAGCCTTTCCAGCATGGTTCTGGATGGCGCCTTACATCAGCATTTTCTGAAAGACCATATTCAGTCGATAACAGACTGTTCAGAAAAGAAAAGTGTATCCAATTATTTTAAAGACCTCGTGATCAATACCCTAAAAATTGAACTCAATGGCTGA
- the moaA gene encoding GTP 3',8-cyclase MoaA produces the protein MIEERKQIVDNFGRPHTYLRISLTDRCNLRCFYCMPEDGIQLMDKPSIMTLEEIISLATSFRDLGVDTIRLTGGEPLVRKNFGHLVEELSKLGVTLKITTNGIVLHKYLDLFQKIGLKKINFSLDTLDKARSIFITKRDFYDRIMQNLEKALEMGMQIKINIVLIKGVNDAEINDFIALTKHKNLVVKFIEFMPFKGNEWDWSKGVSKQEILDTVEKKFGEIEVLENPKHSTSTNFKVVGHTGSFAIVSTITNPFCSECNRIRVTADGKMKNCLFANSETDLLSPMRAGEELSPIILNAIKSKKHSRDGMDVKMDAEHYEQNRSMISIGG, from the coding sequence ATGATTGAAGAAAGAAAGCAGATCGTAGACAATTTTGGTAGGCCACATACCTACTTGAGGATCTCACTTACAGATCGCTGTAATTTGAGGTGCTTTTATTGTATGCCAGAAGATGGAATTCAGCTAATGGATAAACCCAGTATTATGACCCTGGAAGAGATTATTAGCCTGGCGACCAGCTTTAGAGACCTTGGAGTAGATACCATTCGGCTTACGGGTGGAGAACCTCTGGTTCGGAAGAATTTTGGGCATCTCGTGGAGGAACTTTCCAAATTGGGAGTGACCTTAAAGATCACCACTAATGGTATTGTACTGCATAAATACCTGGATCTTTTTCAGAAAATAGGTTTAAAAAAGATCAATTTCAGCCTTGATACCCTAGATAAGGCAAGGTCGATTTTTATAACAAAGCGAGACTTTTACGACCGTATTATGCAGAACCTGGAGAAGGCGCTTGAAATGGGTATGCAAATCAAGATTAATATCGTGCTGATAAAAGGAGTAAATGATGCCGAGATCAATGATTTTATTGCACTTACAAAGCATAAGAATCTGGTTGTAAAATTCATAGAATTTATGCCTTTTAAAGGAAATGAATGGGACTGGAGTAAGGGAGTAAGTAAACAGGAAATACTGGATACGGTCGAGAAAAAATTTGGAGAGATAGAAGTACTCGAAAATCCTAAGCATAGTACCAGTACAAATTTCAAAGTGGTAGGTCATACTGGAAGCTTTGCCATTGTTAGCACGATCACCAATCCTTTTTGCAGCGAATGTAACCGGATTAGAGTTACTGCCGATGGAAAAATGAAAAACTGCCTGTTTGCCAATTCTGAAACCGATCTACTCAGTCCTATGCGGGCAGGTGAAGAATTAAGTCCGATTATTTTAAACGCTATTAAATCCAAGAAACATAGCCGGGATGGTATGGATGTGAAGATGGATGCAGAGCATTATGAACAAAACCGGTCTATGATCTCAATAGGAGGATAA
- the moaCB gene encoding bifunctional molybdenum cofactor biosynthesis protein MoaC/MoaB yields the protein MVDITHKINTLREATALAVVKTSSEETINAIRNNTVPKGNVFEMAKAAGLLGVKKTPDLLPDCHPLPIEYTGIQYEIKDLEIHISVEVKTIYKTGVEVEAMHGASIVALTLYDMLKPIDKKVEIGSIKLQQKKGGKSSFKINSEGITASVIVCSDTISKGNGEDKAGEVILSKLKDLNIPGTKSIIADEPSEIKTALENAEGNLVIFTGGTGVSDRDNTPEIISKMLDKNIPGVEEQIRSYGQQRMPFAMLSRSVAGVMNGKLVLAFPGSTKGAAECMDAIFPHVLHAFKVLEGKRHD from the coding sequence ATGGTAGACATAACACACAAAATAAATACCCTGAGAGAAGCAACAGCCTTGGCGGTTGTGAAAACTTCTTCGGAAGAGACTATCAATGCGATTCGAAATAATACGGTGCCTAAAGGAAATGTTTTCGAAATGGCTAAAGCTGCCGGACTTTTAGGGGTGAAGAAAACTCCTGATTTGCTTCCAGATTGTCATCCTTTGCCTATCGAATATACTGGTATTCAATATGAGATTAAGGATCTTGAGATCCATATTTCGGTAGAGGTGAAAACGATCTACAAAACCGGTGTTGAGGTCGAAGCTATGCATGGAGCCAGTATCGTCGCGCTGACCTTATACGATATGCTGAAACCCATCGATAAAAAGGTGGAAATTGGCAGTATAAAATTGCAGCAAAAGAAAGGCGGTAAATCCTCCTTTAAGATCAATTCTGAAGGGATTACGGCCAGTGTGATTGTATGTTCCGATACTATTTCGAAAGGGAATGGTGAGGATAAGGCTGGAGAAGTGATCCTTTCCAAACTGAAGGATTTGAACATTCCTGGCACAAAATCCATCATTGCAGATGAACCTTCAGAAATTAAAACAGCTTTGGAAAACGCCGAAGGAAACCTGGTAATTTTCACAGGTGGAACTGGGGTAAGCGATCGGGATAATACTCCCGAGATAATTAGCAAGATGTTGGACAAAAATATACCCGGTGTAGAAGAACAGATTAGAAGTTATGGACAACAACGTATGCCCTTTGCTATGCTGTCAAGATCTGTAGCAGGTGTAATGAACGGAAAGCTTGTACTTGCGTTTCCAGGTTCCACCAAAGGCGCTGCAGAATGCATGGATGCCATATTTCCGCATGTTTTGCATGCGTTCAAAGTTTTAGAAGGAAAGAGACATGATTGA
- a CDS encoding 2Fe-2S iron-sulfur cluster-binding protein, producing MKDLDKWNAKVEADDFTDDEKKVFDEMGLKGTSRRTFLKQVSVASMSLWATSYFTNDLFASTMEDLPEEARVLLNEVKVNLRVNDMSKPLNIDSRMSLLDALRERLALTGTKKGCDHGQCGACTVMIDGKRKLSCLTLAATCDEKEITTVEGLASDGKLHPMQEAFVKHDGYQCGYCTPGQVCSSVALLEEAKNGEASYLTEDLKTIKKDLKLSEAEIRERMSGNICRCGAYNNIVQAFKEVHSGDSEMPTWEFATQEQMKNVKNA from the coding sequence ATGAAAGATTTAGATAAGTGGAATGCCAAGGTTGAGGCAGATGACTTCACCGATGATGAAAAGAAGGTTTTTGATGAAATGGGGCTGAAAGGCACTTCAAGGAGAACCTTTTTAAAGCAGGTCTCAGTGGCAAGTATGAGTCTCTGGGCAACTTCATATTTTACTAATGATCTGTTTGCTAGCACTATGGAAGACCTTCCGGAAGAAGCACGGGTTTTATTAAATGAAGTAAAAGTGAATTTGCGAGTGAATGATATGAGCAAACCACTAAATATCGATTCTAGAATGAGTCTGCTCGATGCACTCAGGGAGCGGCTTGCTCTTACCGGTACAAAAAAAGGTTGTGACCATGGGCAATGTGGTGCATGTACAGTAATGATCGATGGTAAAAGAAAACTTTCCTGTTTGACTCTTGCAGCAACCTGCGACGAAAAAGAGATCACCACAGTAGAAGGTCTTGCCAGCGATGGAAAACTTCATCCTATGCAGGAAGCTTTTGTGAAACATGACGGCTACCAATGCGGATATTGTACTCCTGGACAGGTTTGTTCTTCTGTAGCATTACTGGAAGAAGCTAAGAATGGGGAAGCCAGTTATTTAACTGAAGATCTGAAAACTATCAAAAAAGACCTCAAACTTTCCGAAGCAGAAATCAGAGAGCGTATGTCTGGAAATATTTGCCGTTGTGGTGCTTATAATAATATTGTACAGGCCTTTAAGGAGGTTCATTCCGGAGATAGTGAAATGCCAACCTGGGAATTTGCTACCCAGGAACAAATGAAAAATGTAAAGAACGCTTAA
- a CDS encoding peptidase domain-containing ABC transporter, producing the protein MAEEKMTAWQRFVGLLKLDKKDFLQILYYAIFAGLVNLSVPLGIQAIVNLIQGARITTSWIILVILVTLGVAFVGVLQLMQIRILENIQQKIFTRASFEFTYRFPKIKMSELENFYPPELANRFFDVITIQKGIAKLVLDFPAAILQIVFGLILLSLYHPFFIFYGILLVLLIYLVFRFTAKRGLHTSIKESKMKYKIAHWIQEVARTLISFKVAGKTKHAINKNDALVTKYLEERESHFQVLKLQFIQMVGFKTLVTAGLLLIGGFLVLNQQMNIGQFVAAEIIILLIISSVEKMIMGLENFYDLLTSLEKLGEVVDKKLERSGGDTSFAEHKDLEIELKNIGFKTPDGQEVLKDINLTIKAGEKILLKGPNGSGKSLLLRIIAGLVEPTQGKIYVNGISLRNIDLNYYHGLLGQSLTEESLFEGTLFDNLTFGDDTITNSAIFSVLDKTGLKEFVRQQPDGLETLIYPEGMKLPHTIAKKIILARTLLRDPRLLILNEPLHQIDYEDEKRIVDHLMSEDQQWSIIVASGDEVWQNRCNRHIILRDGKLESNL; encoded by the coding sequence ATGGCTGAAGAAAAAATGACCGCCTGGCAGCGCTTCGTTGGCCTGCTTAAGCTTGATAAAAAAGATTTTCTGCAAATTCTTTATTATGCAATTTTCGCCGGATTGGTAAACCTTTCGGTACCATTAGGAATCCAGGCTATTGTAAACCTTATTCAGGGTGCTCGTATTACGACTTCATGGATAATTCTGGTAATTTTAGTGACTCTAGGGGTTGCATTCGTTGGTGTGCTTCAGCTAATGCAGATTAGGATTCTGGAGAACATTCAGCAGAAAATTTTCACCAGGGCCTCCTTTGAATTTACCTACAGATTTCCGAAGATCAAGATGTCTGAGCTTGAGAACTTTTATCCTCCGGAGCTCGCCAATAGATTCTTTGATGTAATCACCATTCAGAAGGGAATAGCCAAATTGGTACTGGACTTTCCAGCCGCAATTTTACAGATCGTTTTCGGATTAATACTGCTTTCACTGTACCACCCTTTCTTTATTTTCTACGGAATATTACTCGTGCTTCTTATATATCTGGTATTCAGATTCACAGCTAAACGAGGTTTGCATACAAGTATCAAAGAATCCAAAATGAAGTATAAGATCGCTCATTGGATTCAGGAAGTAGCCAGAACCTTAATTAGTTTTAAGGTAGCCGGGAAGACTAAACATGCTATTAATAAGAATGATGCACTGGTAACAAAATATCTTGAAGAGCGGGAGAGCCACTTCCAGGTACTTAAGCTTCAGTTTATTCAAATGGTTGGTTTCAAAACTCTGGTTACTGCCGGTTTGCTTTTAATTGGAGGTTTCCTGGTGCTTAATCAGCAAATGAATATCGGGCAGTTTGTAGCAGCAGAGATCATTATACTATTGATTATTAGCTCTGTGGAGAAAATGATCATGGGGCTTGAAAACTTTTACGATTTACTGACTTCCCTTGAAAAACTTGGTGAAGTAGTTGATAAAAAACTTGAAAGATCTGGTGGGGATACTTCTTTTGCTGAACATAAAGACCTGGAAATTGAACTTAAAAATATTGGTTTTAAAACACCTGATGGGCAGGAAGTTCTCAAGGATATTAATTTAACGATCAAGGCAGGGGAGAAGATACTGCTTAAAGGTCCAAATGGTTCCGGGAAATCTTTATTACTAAGGATCATTGCGGGACTGGTAGAGCCAACCCAGGGAAAGATTTACGTGAACGGGATTTCGTTGAGGAATATAGATCTCAACTATTATCATGGTTTGCTTGGGCAGTCGCTAACAGAGGAATCACTGTTTGAAGGTACTTTATTCGACAATCTAACTTTCGGTGATGATACGATTACTAATTCTGCGATCTTTTCAGTTTTAGATAAAACTGGTCTAAAAGAATTTGTACGCCAACAACCCGATGGTCTGGAAACCTTAATTTATCCTGAAGGTATGAAATTACCTCATACCATCGCCAAAAAAATCATTTTAGCCAGAACCTTATTGCGGGATCCAAGATTGTTGATTTTGAATGAACCTTTACACCAAATTGATTATGAAGATGAGAAACGTATTGTAGATCATCTAATGTCTGAAGATCAACAATGGTCTATCATAGTTGCCAGTGGAGACGAAGTATGGCAGAATCGTTGTAATCGTCATATCATTCTTCGGGATGGTAAACTTGAATCTAATCTTTAA
- a CDS encoding xanthine dehydrogenase family protein molybdopterin-binding subunit has translation MKTMNKTGVGAAIDRVEGHLKVTGKATYASEFPIENKVYAQGINSTIAKGTIVSVDTTEAENAAGVLAVITHKNAEKLNDFKKDRYQIATDTIAPVLQSNKVHYYGEYVGVVVAETFEQAQYAARLVKFEYSKASDPAIHFDKQRDNAFFPSEDSDYSRGDMDKGLAEADEVIEQTYITPIEHHHPMELHAVIAEWNNGKVTAYASQQMVEDATIAISDTFQIPQKDVRVIAAYVGGGFGSKLNVERHVTLAVMAAKKVGRPVQVTVTRTQMFTNTGLRQKNEQTMKIGAKKDGTMTALSHDTLSHTSPNLVYQEPCGMVSKMLYNSPNAKVTERLMPMNLQTPFAMRAPGEATGSFALESAMDEMAWKLKMDPLEFRIKNDTQTDLHKNQPFSSRLLVECLRIGAEKFGWKDRKDQPRTNVKGNWLVGYGVSAASRNSPYRKTHAKVLLELVKDKVEATIQMDATDIGTGTYTIVAQTAAEYLGIPVEQVKVELGDSNFPVTPGSGGSWGAASYCNGARAACENAVMNLKDNRSIPKDQEVALTELLKQNQITKFEMTGMAEPSTEFEKHSVFSFGANFAEVWVDKDTGMWRIERMVNVGAAGKILNPKTAYGQIIGGLTMGAGMAIAEKTDVEPNFGNFITRSFADYHVPVNLDMANIDVIFLPEEDKIANKMGIKGIGELGITSVAASLSNAIFNATGKRMRELPITPEKLIEAPLEPGVQEV, from the coding sequence ATGAAGACAATGAACAAAACTGGAGTTGGTGCAGCGATAGACCGGGTAGAAGGACATTTGAAGGTTACCGGGAAAGCTACCTATGCTTCAGAATTTCCTATAGAAAATAAAGTTTACGCACAGGGTATTAATAGCACCATTGCAAAAGGAACTATTGTTTCTGTAGACACTACTGAAGCTGAAAATGCTGCCGGCGTACTGGCGGTAATTACCCACAAGAACGCTGAAAAGCTTAACGATTTCAAGAAAGATCGCTATCAGATCGCTACAGATACTATTGCACCGGTGCTTCAGAGCAATAAAGTGCATTATTACGGCGAGTATGTAGGAGTTGTGGTTGCTGAAACTTTCGAGCAGGCTCAATATGCTGCGAGACTGGTTAAATTCGAATATAGTAAGGCAAGCGATCCTGCGATACATTTTGATAAACAACGGGATAATGCATTTTTTCCGAGTGAGGATTCAGATTATTCTCGTGGTGATATGGATAAAGGGCTTGCTGAAGCAGATGAGGTGATCGAGCAGACGTATATAACGCCGATCGAACATCATCATCCCATGGAACTTCATGCGGTGATTGCCGAGTGGAATAATGGGAAGGTGACTGCTTATGCTAGTCAGCAAATGGTGGAAGATGCAACTATTGCTATTTCAGATACTTTCCAGATTCCGCAGAAGGATGTGAGAGTGATCGCGGCATATGTTGGTGGAGGATTTGGTTCCAAACTTAATGTAGAGCGGCATGTAACTCTGGCGGTTATGGCGGCTAAGAAGGTGGGCAGGCCTGTGCAGGTTACAGTAACCAGAACCCAGATGTTCACTAATACAGGTCTTAGACAGAAGAATGAGCAAACGATGAAGATTGGTGCTAAAAAGGATGGAACCATGACAGCCTTATCTCATGATACCCTGTCGCATACTTCACCTAATCTTGTTTACCAGGAACCCTGCGGAATGGTTTCAAAAATGCTTTACAACAGTCCGAATGCCAAGGTGACCGAGCGACTGATGCCCATGAACCTGCAAACACCGTTTGCCATGAGAGCTCCGGGAGAAGCAACTGGAAGTTTTGCACTGGAATCTGCAATGGATGAAATGGCCTGGAAGTTAAAGATGGATCCTTTAGAGTTCAGGATCAAGAATGATACTCAAACAGATCTTCATAAGAATCAACCTTTCTCCTCCCGATTACTGGTAGAATGTTTGCGCATTGGCGCTGAAAAATTTGGGTGGAAAGATCGTAAGGATCAACCTCGAACTAATGTAAAAGGAAACTGGCTTGTAGGCTATGGTGTTAGTGCGGCTTCCAGAAATTCACCTTATCGTAAAACTCACGCAAAAGTACTTCTGGAACTTGTTAAAGATAAGGTAGAAGCAACTATTCAAATGGATGCGACCGATATTGGTACAGGCACTTATACGATCGTAGCTCAAACTGCTGCGGAATATCTTGGAATTCCAGTAGAACAGGTCAAAGTAGAACTTGGAGACTCTAACTTCCCCGTAACTCCTGGGTCTGGAGGATCGTGGGGTGCTGCATCTTATTGTAATGGAGCAAGAGCTGCCTGCGAAAATGCAGTCATGAATCTAAAAGACAATAGAAGTATTCCTAAAGATCAGGAAGTTGCCCTAACTGAACTTTTAAAGCAGAACCAGATTACCAAATTTGAAATGACCGGAATGGCCGAGCCTTCTACGGAATTTGAAAAGCATTCTGTATTCTCTTTTGGTGCTAACTTCGCAGAAGTGTGGGTAGATAAAGACACAGGAATGTGGAGGATCGAAAGAATGGTAAATGTTGGTGCTGCCGGAAAAATTCTAAATCCAAAAACTGCATACGGACAAATAATTGGTGGTCTCACCATGGGTGCTGGAATGGCTATAGCCGAAAAAACAGATGTTGAACCAAATTTCGGAAATTTCATTACCCGTTCCTTTGCAGATTATCATGTACCAGTCAACCTTGATATGGCGAACATTGACGTTATCTTTCTTCCAGAAGAAGATAAGATTGCTAACAAAATGGGAATCAAAGGAATCGGGGAACTTGGAATTACCAGTGTCGCCGCTTCACTATCGAATGCCATTTTTAATGCTACTGGTAAAAGAATGCGAGAGCTACCCATTACACCTGAAAAACTAATAGAAGCACCGCTAGAACCCGGTGTTCAGGAAGTTTAA
- a CDS encoding xanthine dehydrogenase family protein subunit M: MRPFTYTNAKNTQEALQETTATTHYLAGGTNLVDLMKEDVERPDQLVDVNNLEFNKIEKNQSGGWSLGAMLNNSDTANHPDIRQNYPLLSMAMLSAATAQIRNMATNGGNLLQRTRCPYFFETSMPCNKREPGSGCGAIDGMNAVHAIFGYSKECIATHPSDMCVALAAMGAEVEVQKTDGSSRKIPFNEFHRLPGDRPEKDTTLEEGELITEIHLSSPEFSDNYYYLKIRERSSYAFALISVAAGLSIQNGMISKVGLAMGGVAHKPWKLSEAEDFLKGKNANTENFEKAAELALKDAKPFEKNKYKVEMGKKAIVRALEQATNRTA; this comes from the coding sequence ATGAGACCATTCACTTATACGAATGCCAAAAATACACAGGAAGCTTTGCAGGAAACTACTGCAACGACACATTACCTGGCCGGAGGAACTAATCTGGTGGATCTAATGAAAGAAGATGTAGAACGTCCCGATCAATTAGTGGATGTAAATAATCTTGAATTCAATAAAATTGAAAAGAATCAATCTGGAGGCTGGAGTCTTGGAGCGATGCTAAATAACTCTGATACTGCGAATCATCCGGATATCCGTCAGAATTATCCGTTACTATCCATGGCTATGCTATCTGCTGCGACTGCACAGATCAGGAATATGGCTACTAATGGAGGTAACTTACTACAGAGAACCAGATGTCCCTATTTCTTCGAGACTTCAATGCCCTGCAATAAAAGGGAACCAGGTTCTGGTTGTGGCGCAATTGATGGAATGAATGCAGTACACGCAATTTTTGGTTATAGCAAGGAATGTATCGCTACACATCCTTCAGATATGTGCGTTGCCCTTGCCGCTATGGGAGCTGAAGTTGAAGTTCAAAAGACAGACGGTTCCAGTCGCAAAATTCCATTCAACGAGTTCCATAGGTTGCCGGGTGATAGACCTGAAAAAGATACTACCCTCGAAGAAGGAGAATTGATAACTGAGATACATTTATCTTCTCCGGAGTTTTCGGATAATTACTATTACCTGAAGATTCGAGAGCGTTCAAGTTATGCTTTTGCGCTTATTTCAGTGGCAGCTGGATTATCCATTCAAAATGGGATGATTTCCAAAGTTGGTCTGGCCATGGGTGGAGTTGCTCACAAACCCTGGAAACTTTCAGAAGCTGAAGATTTTCTTAAGGGTAAAAATGCGAATACAGAAAATTTCGAGAAGGCGGCAGAGCTGGCTTTAAAAGACGCTAAACCATTTGAGAAGAATAAATATAAGGTCGAGATGGGTAAGAAAGCTATAGTGCGGGCACTCGAGCAGGCTACAAATCGAACAGCATAA
- a CDS encoding molybdopterin molybdotransferase MoeA, translating to MVEIQEALEIIRSQHVQLDTEVVGLKDSLDRVLAEDLKADIDLPGFDNSAMDGYALGGLQQEYKVVGEVAAGDSKEFILKNGEAVRIFTGAKVPEGTSAVIMQEKTEVKQNLLILEVLPKDGQCIRKKGEELNKGELVFSKSYQITAAGIGMLGSLGLNKVKVFKKPVIQLITTGNELVAPGESLHAGQIYESNSGAIEAALKSKGFSSSASRKINDDFELIKTGISEALENTEVLILSGGISVGDYDFVKQALEENGVVELFYKVKQKPGKPLYFGRKGNQFVFALPGNPASSLSCFYIYVLPLLQKLSGLPGKGLLELNLPIFSDFHNRGDRPVFLKANIDNNFVEILNAQGSSMIGSMAKGNALAFVEANEKIGKGSLIKTFLIS from the coding sequence ATGGTAGAAATTCAGGAAGCATTAGAAATTATTAGATCACAGCATGTACAGCTGGATACTGAAGTAGTGGGTCTTAAAGATTCACTTGACAGAGTTTTGGCTGAAGATCTAAAAGCAGACATCGATCTGCCGGGTTTCGATAATTCGGCTATGGATGGTTATGCTTTGGGTGGTCTTCAGCAGGAATATAAGGTCGTTGGTGAAGTTGCTGCAGGTGATTCGAAAGAGTTCATACTTAAGAACGGTGAAGCAGTTCGAATCTTTACCGGTGCAAAAGTTCCGGAAGGTACTTCTGCAGTGATCATGCAGGAAAAAACGGAGGTTAAACAGAACTTACTTATTCTTGAGGTGTTACCAAAAGATGGCCAATGTATTCGAAAAAAAGGTGAAGAGCTAAATAAAGGTGAGCTGGTATTTAGCAAGTCGTACCAAATTACTGCTGCCGGAATTGGAATGCTAGGTAGTCTTGGGCTCAATAAAGTAAAAGTATTTAAGAAACCCGTCATTCAATTGATCACCACCGGGAATGAACTGGTCGCTCCCGGAGAATCATTGCATGCTGGGCAGATCTACGAATCCAACAGTGGTGCTATAGAAGCGGCATTGAAAAGCAAAGGATTTTCCAGTTCAGCAAGCAGGAAGATCAATGATGATTTTGAATTGATCAAAACTGGAATTTCGGAAGCTTTAGAAAATACGGAGGTACTCATTCTTTCAGGAGGAATTTCGGTGGGAGATTACGATTTTGTAAAGCAGGCACTGGAAGAAAACGGGGTAGTGGAGCTATTCTATAAGGTGAAGCAAAAGCCCGGAAAACCTTTATATTTTGGAAGGAAAGGAAACCAATTTGTATTTGCGCTGCCTGGAAATCCCGCGTCTTCTCTTAGTTGTTTTTATATCTATGTATTACCGCTTTTACAAAAGCTTAGCGGACTTCCAGGTAAAGGCTTGCTAGAACTCAATTTGCCAATTTTCAGCGATTTTCACAACAGGGGAGACCGTCCAGTCTTTCTGAAAGCTAATATTGACAATAATTTTGTAGAGATTCTAAACGCACAGGGATCTTCAATGATAGGTTCAATGGCAAAAGGAAATGCACTGGCATTTGTTGAAGCCAATGAAAAAATAGGGAAAGGATCATTAATTAAAACATTTTTGATCTCCTAA
- a CDS encoding molybdenum cofactor biosynthesis protein MoaE has translation MDKKKPKKVFVQGAIPPEKIAKSIANHQSKTNIGAHSIFLGQIRADEVDGKIVQAIEYSAYEEMAEQVFHEIREKAFSKFDITCAHIYHSKGRVNSGEICLFVFTSSAHRKIAIEACNFFVEEIKAKVPIFGKELFEDDSHQWKVNK, from the coding sequence ATGGATAAGAAAAAACCTAAGAAGGTATTTGTACAAGGAGCAATTCCTCCTGAAAAGATCGCGAAATCCATCGCGAATCATCAGTCCAAAACCAATATTGGTGCACATAGTATCTTTCTTGGTCAGATTCGGGCAGATGAGGTGGATGGTAAAATAGTTCAAGCCATAGAATATAGTGCCTATGAAGAAATGGCGGAACAGGTTTTTCATGAAATAAGGGAAAAAGCTTTCTCAAAGTTCGATATCACCTGCGCTCATATTTATCATAGTAAGGGTAGGGTAAATTCGGGAGAGATTTGTTTGTTCGTTTTTACGTCTTCGGCTCATCGAAAGATAGCGATAGAGGCATGTAATTTTTTCGTGGAAGAGATCAAAGCGAAAGTACCCATCTTTGGAAAAGAACTTTTTGAGGACGATTCTCACCAATGGAAAGTAAATAAATAA
- a CDS encoding sulfite exporter TauE/SafE family protein, producing MPLEYLPLLFFLIALFYSSVGFGGGSSYLAILSLVMTDFYEIRSTALILNICVVSISTVVFARNGVLKPRILWPFFVLSIPLAYVGAQIKLSQDIFFIILGFALLMAGVFMCLRFWKSPHVTTEFNNFKKAILGGGIGLLSGISGIGGGIFLSPVLNLMRWKDARIIASLASVFILVNSIAGLVGLHMADTFKLETDLLLKLIIAVVLGGIIGSYLSSKKFNLRLLGILTAVLVFYVGLRLILKFGLDLSI from the coding sequence ATGCCTCTGGAATACCTGCCATTGTTATTTTTCTTAATCGCGCTATTCTATAGTTCGGTAGGGTTTGGTGGAGGTTCCAGTTACCTGGCCATACTAAGCCTCGTCATGACCGATTTCTATGAGATTCGTTCTACCGCTTTAATATTGAATATCTGCGTTGTTTCTATCAGCACCGTTGTTTTTGCGCGAAATGGTGTATTAAAACCTCGTATTCTATGGCCATTTTTTGTACTGAGTATTCCCCTTGCCTACGTGGGTGCGCAGATAAAATTATCACAGGATATTTTCTTTATAATTTTAGGATTTGCACTTCTAATGGCAGGCGTTTTTATGTGTCTCCGCTTTTGGAAATCTCCGCATGTAACTACGGAATTCAACAATTTTAAAAAGGCAATTTTAGGCGGAGGTATTGGATTATTATCAGGTATTTCCGGAATTGGTGGTGGAATTTTCCTTTCGCCTGTACTCAACCTAATGAGGTGGAAGGATGCACGTATCATCGCCTCCCTGGCTTCAGTATTTATACTCGTAAATAGTATCGCTGGATTAGTGGGACTACATATGGCTGATACTTTTAAACTTGAGACAGATCTGCTTTTGAAATTAATCATAGCTGTAGTTTTAGGGGGAATAATTGGTTCTTATCTAAGCAGTAAAAAATTCAATTTGAGGCTACTCGGAATATTGACTGCTGTCCTGGTATTTTATGTTGGACTGCGACTTATCTTAAAGTTCGGACTTGATTTAAGCATCTGA